From the Desulfosarcina sp. BuS5 genome, one window contains:
- a CDS encoding restriction endonuclease produces the protein MKKYEALPMHVQFFLPILQALRELGGSATPSELKDKLIEIMKITEDKLEEKLKNGMYRIDNQITWSKIYLVRSGLLDVSDPDVLSLTEDGLSKELNEKDVLLIFKKIHRGFVTKKVKEKTEKHVDLEETAEKQPYAVELLELLRSLPPQGFERLCQRLLRSSGFKKVIVSGRSGDGGIDGEGILEINPLVSVKVIFQCKRYKDAVSVSYVRDFRGAMQGRAEKGIFITTGRFTSEAKAEAVREGTPPIELVDGDKLVELFEQRQLGLMRKVTYEVDNSFFDEYR, from the coding sequence ATGAAGAAATATGAAGCGTTACCGATGCATGTCCAATTTTTCCTCCCTATTTTGCAAGCACTTCGCGAACTTGGCGGTTCTGCGACACCGTCGGAGCTGAAAGACAAGTTAATCGAAATAATGAAGATTACAGAGGACAAACTTGAGGAGAAACTGAAGAATGGCATGTATCGTATTGATAATCAAATCACTTGGAGCAAGATATATCTTGTTCGGTCGGGGTTGCTTGATGTCTCTGATCCAGATGTCTTGAGTTTAACAGAAGATGGCCTGTCCAAGGAGTTAAACGAGAAGGACGTACTCTTGATATTTAAAAAAATCCACAGAGGCTTTGTCACTAAGAAAGTGAAGGAGAAGACCGAAAAACATGTGGATTTAGAGGAAACCGCCGAAAAGCAACCTTACGCAGTCGAGCTATTAGAACTTCTGCGTTCTCTGCCACCTCAAGGGTTTGAAAGATTATGTCAACGCCTTCTTCGGTCCTCTGGATTCAAGAAAGTGATCGTCAGTGGCAGGTCTGGAGACGGAGGCATTGATGGTGAGGGTATTCTTGAAATCAATCCCCTGGTCAGTGTCAAAGTCATTTTCCAATGCAAACGTTACAAAGACGCCGTTTCCGTTTCTTATGTAAGGGATTTTCGCGGAGCTATGCAGGGGCGAGCAGAAAAAGGTATCTTTATCACAACTGGCAGGTTTACAAGCGAGGCTAAGGCAGAGGCTGTTAGGGAGGGAACTCCCCCTATTGAACTTGTCGATGGTGACAAACTTGTTGAGCTTTTCGAGCAACGCCAGCTTGGGTTAATGCGAAAGGTCACCTATGAAGTGGATAACTCATTTTTCGATGAATACCGCTGA